cattttttgggGCAAGTTTCAGGGTGAGGCATACCAGAAACGCTTTGGGGCGCAAATGAAAGACGTAGATCCATAGGGCGTAAGTTCAAAACGTAAAAATGTAAGTCCTGGATGTAAAAGCGTATGCCCCCGGGTGTTTTTTTGTTGAatcttttttgctttaaatcatattttttattgttggtgtaatgatatttctcaaatagtaattgtaacactttttttctttcattattgGTTATTAATACCTtgctcaaataaaaatcataatatgtttttataatatatatattataggttatttatcaaatttatttgtaaaataattgaaagttttacttttcttagtaattaaattataaaattgaatatgtaTGATACTACACCCCGTGTCTCGAGGCTTAAGTCTCGCCTTGTACTACATAAAATGTCTGCCTTTCAAAACACTGACATATAGAATAAAATTGACAGTTGATGAAGTGTTAAGAATTTGATGGCAGCCTTATCTCTCAACTCCAACCAAAATTGTTCAAACCTTTGAAATATCATTAAGAATCCTCCATTATTGCTTAATAGGCTCAGAATTCCAATACATTCAAGATTATTCACATGGGCAGTTACCTTGAATTATTACATTAGTCTTTGTGGGTATCACAACTTGGGCAATCTTGATAGAGCCTACTCATCAATAAAGCACTCTGTTTAGAAATGAAAGATATATTCTTGTTGGTCAACTCTACCACTACTACTATATCGTGTGAACAATTACAACAGGGTAACTACAAACATATTCGACACTGAAAAGGtcaaagaattaaaaagaagaGGGGAGAATATAAGAGAAAATAGGATAACGTTCCCCCAACCCAAtcggaagaaaaaaagaaaaagaggctCCACATGAGCCTATTCTtgggaaaaaaaaacaagaataggAAAACTAACTGCTGCTCCTACCCTGTATTTGAGACTGACTTGTGGTTTTCACCATACCAGAGTATCTTCACATTCGGAAGGGATGATGAACACAAGGAAGTTAAAAATGTCCAAACTTTGCGATGATCGTATAAGCATAGATTTTTACATCCTTACACACTCCCTATCTGCAAAGCAGCAAATGAAGCACCAATCAGACACTTCCAACAAACAAATACTTGGAAAAAGCTTGACAAAGATGAAGGGAAGGGCTGTTTACCTAGTGCTGGAGTTCCCAAGTGTAAGCTCAAGATCATCACTGATGCACTCTTCATGAATTCTTTCTCCTTCCCATGGCTTTACTACACCCTTCATATTGCTGCCAAATGCAAACTCTGCTGAGATAACATCCGACATTGGTACATCAGCTGTTTGATCCATACAAGGTCCAACTGCAGGTGAACATGTCCCACTTTGTCCAGGTGTCCACATTCGAGACCCTCCATTTGATAATGGCTCCTTAAATCCAAATGGATTTGACAAGACAAGGCTGAATGTGGGAGATGAAGGCCCATCCTGTGGAGTTTGAACACCAGAGAGCCATCCTGAATCCGGTGGGGTTTGGCGACCCGGACTAGGAGGGGTTGAGTATGGCAAGAAGGGATAATGCTGCTGTATCCATGTAGAGTTGGCCGTGGGATTTTCCCAATTATCATTCATCCTAGGAGTACTGGCAGTGGGAGAGCTCAAAGGTGGAGTCACAGGAGCACTTATAGAACCTCCAGGAATGCACAGATGATGGGGAAACTTAGACGAGGATGGTGATGAGCCAGATGACAGGTTCTTAAGCCAAGGAATAAGAGAGTTGGGATCAGAATTATTTTGGACATTGGAAACATAATGGGATGAGACTGGGCTAGGGATAGGTGATGAAACTGGACTCGGATTATATGAAGCACCAGGGCTCAGTTGGTAAGACGAACAAGGGCTTACAGAAACAGAACCACCGATATCCATGCGTTCAACTGGCTTGCATCCCTGCTGAAGAGAACAAATGATAAGCAGCAACAAAGGGGcaaaacctaaattatgagatattatttGGAGAACTTGAGGAGAATCATGGAAGGAGATTAAAGGAAAAGGAGTGACATATAAATTTCTATATACAaggtatttcattttcttcaatttcaccttagcttttgttttgattatagGAATCATTAAAATTGTCCAGACTTTCCCCATCGATTTTGGTCAAAGACCAAAATCCGTTGACCAAATCGGACACGGatcccacacccacacccatgTCGTGTCGACATGGGTGCGGCACCAAAAGTGGAGAGTCCAAGCAACGTAGCCTACATCTATGTTTTTGTAAAGGTGCACATATTTGTATGCTGTAGGGAACCAACTTCCCACCACACTGACCAACCAACTTCtttcttcaagaaaaaaaacatgtcGATAGATTGAGAGTACAATGCCCTGTTTGTGTTTGGTATCCACATGATAGTTCATGCATCTAATAATTTGGCAAAGAAGCTAGCAACAATGTAATGACCTTTAATGACAACCAGTATCACGGCTAATACATTTGGTGGCTACCAAGTCAAAACAGTGACTAAGAGAAACAATAATGAACAAGAACCAAAAAGCCATCAACATTTATTTGCAGAATTCCATACTTCTTTACACATTTTAAAGAAATCTTCCAGTTAAGGTCAACCACAGAGTTTCAAGCAGATGTAACTGTGGCTCAGCAATTAAAAGTAAGTTTGCTGTCCAAAGAAGcaacaagaaattaaagaacATAGTCGAAATATTATTTGTCCCAAAAGATACTCTCTTTTAAAACCACACCATAACGGTGTCCCTTTAAACAATGTCTTCAGCTTCATATAGTAACAGTTATGCGGGACCCAAAGTTTGCTATTTTTATCACAATTCTCCTCTACATTATACTCCACAGGCGACAGGTCAACATATGAACTTACATCTTTCTAACTaataatcaataaacaattcaAATATTCAACTCTTTCCCCTAAACCTAATAGATACATCTGTCAAACTAGAAATATTAAATGGAGACTTGTGgattattaaattaaacatttCAGTGAATTATTTTTCCCCAACACAAGATTTCCAGTAGCTTGAAATGGCTAGCGAAGTAGTGCAAAAGCCAAATTACCCGCACCAAGATGATGAGTATTCTCTTGGTCCAAAAAGAGCCAAGTCTATTCCCATAAAGCAATCTTCAATTTGTACCGAAACATTTTGAACTTAATGTTTTGAAACTCCTAATTTAGTAACCATTGAAAAGCATTTATCTGTCCAACCACGTCTATTCTTGGCCTTTAAATTTCCTAATTTAGGCCCCACTTGACGCCTACttgaaaaaaatccaaaatccttATTGCCATCATCTTGCGTATTTTCAAATAGCTCTTTTTCAACTTTCAGCCATAGCAATCATGTTATGTTGGGTCCACCCTCTCATCCCATTGATCAAGACTTGGATAACATAACCACTAAAGTCCTATATGTTAATGACAAAAGCATCCAAATACACACATAGAAATTGGACATAACCCTATTGCCAAAACAAGCCATAGAAAACATAGAATGATGGCACTAAAAAATATTAGACCACTGTAACCCTACCATCCCAACAACTTTTGAGAAAGGGTGTCCATATCCAATGATAATGTCAACTATATGATTAAACCACAAACCCAGCTAAAAATGTTACCCATTCTTCTCCTAGCCCATCAACAGTTTTTCTCCCCATCACATCCAAAATTGATATCCCCACACGCTCTACAGCCTCAACtataattatgaaaataaatattggaataaaataaagataaaggaACCAACAACAATAATGGAACCAAAggaatttatttctttttgtttcctcAAATTGGTGGTTTAGTTCTGTCCAGCAAGGATTTAAATAGACCACAAGAAATATTGCTCCTTGTTTAAGTGAACCTATTTCCCCTTTTAGTCTGCTCCAAAATGGAATGACACCTTCCTTGTGTTTTCAAAAGCAAACAGCACGAAAGAACAATAATGTCCATGGGCATTGAAGCGACAAGTGAGATGTGAAGAGCACACTTCTCTATAATGatcaaattacaattaaaataacaaacttCAGATGCAGTATACAATAGTGCTTACATTAATCCAAGTCCTCAAAGTTGAGATTCATAGAACCCACTGCATCTCGTTGGGATTACTTTGTGCATCATATTTGAAATGCACATTTCTATAAAGCGCACAGCTTCACCTATGAAACCACAACTCCTTGCTtctcatttctttatgttttaagtGAAGAAGTGATGACTAAATAAAACTGCCCCTTCTTTAGCTAAGGAAATAATTTAAACATCTCATTTTATCCTTGACAACAAGCTTCTATACATATTCAGATTACAAGTGTAAAAAGTTGTATAGTCACAAAAATATTACGTCATATTTAAAACTAGTGTCAAAAGTCTATAGCCACAGAAATGATATTGCATATTTAAGACCAAATATttcaattcttttcttttataaaactcAATGCTTAGTCAAATGGAGTCACATAACAAGGaggaataatatttttcttttcagagACTTGGATTCTGATAGCATACATCAAGGTGTTGTACTTTCATGAATTTACTATTGAACCTTAGGATTTGATTCCTAAACTACCCTTTTCATAAAGAGACTGCAGATTCAGGATTTCGAAACTCAGGACTGGTAAAACCCTGTAATCAGCTAAAATGTCTATACagttcatcaaattcaaaggaaaaagtgggACCCTGGCAGTACAGCAGGGGCAATATCGTCAAATTAACCTCTGGGTGAAATGTTCAGACTTTCTGAAAGCTCTCTTCTGACTATGCACAAAATACACGGACCAGAACAAATCGATGGAGAGGATTCGTCTTTTCAATCGTATGCTTTTCCTCTAAATTTGGCGATGAAAATAGAACTAATTTACTAAATCCCCTCTCGTTGCACAAATGAAGCACTAATCTTCAAAAGCAAAAAAACTAGTAAGAAATTAAACGATATTTTCGGCTTAATTCGCCTTTACTAATTGCAATATATTTGCACAAATGGTGATATTTGAGGAAAAAGTAGTTTACCTTTCTGTAAGTAGTTCCATCTTCTTCAACAATCCAACCAGCCTCTTTACACAGAGCTTTCAATACCTCGTTATTATCACAGTGCTTCGGGAGCTTATAATTACCATACATCCTTAATCCGGCGAAGATCTTAGCGGCGATCGCCCTCCGCCGCCGCTCTCTCCGCTTATTGTTCTCTCTCTCCTTCCATGTCGGTAGCCTCGTGCCGGAAGTCATTACAACGCCGCCGATTGCTCCGCAATAGAAGACTTAAACCGGATTAAAATTCTTCGACCGGTTTACTTCTGGACCGGGCTTGCCAAACCTggaaatagaaaggaaaaaaacttAAAGACATTCTTTTGAGCTAAATATGACAAGTTTCTGATCTAAATATGAACAGATGAAGTTAGGATTTTGCCACTGAATATGAAAGAGAACTACGAAATTACCACTgagatttttttgtttattgatttaaaGTCCTCTAAACGTGGATTGTGCACGTGTTGAGTCTTTTCACATAAGTTTAACGAGtcatttgatattttgaattaaattattctGAAATTATAATTCTGTTATAATACTAATTTATAATTTCACTTGAAAAGTAGActacaataattttatgttagaTGAAAAAAGATTAGATTTCTTTGGTTATTAAGTTTAGAATAGAATTTATATTACCTATGGTTGATATGTATTAAGATAAATACTGTATTATTAATCACGAAATATAACTTAAATCGTGATTTAACCCACACTATCCAGATTAGTTGAAAGTTGGGAGGAAATTGTCAAGAAAGGGATGTGGGGGTAAAAATGGAATTTAAAAATAGATGACCaagtcaaaattcaaaaaggGACTAAATTCAATGATTGTGTTTCTGAATTCGGGGTACGAAATCAACGCTTTTGAAAACTTTGGACCGAAAAGTACAAATTCTACCTTCAATTATAAAAACAGATGTTCTTTCCACTTTCCAggtctcttttttcttttttcttttttaaattgagatttaaaaaaaagaagatgaagtgTTATCAAGAATagttactactccctccgtccctatttacttgtccatatttctttttttagttgtccctatttagttgtccattttgacaaatcaagaaaggacaacaaatttttttctattatacccttatttacacttcttgaaaattgtaaaagtgtatgttgtttccctccaatttatttcacttgaattcaaataagtggttgtaattttgaagtgaaaagttgtcataagggtaaaattgtaacttcactgtgctaatcattgttgccttaatctgtgtgtcatttctaaagtggacaactaaaaagggattGAGGGAGTACTTACTACTATTACATACTTTGACttgttttaaataaatatacaaacagTCTATCGACAAAgccaaaacaaaataaagtttaatataTCGAGTgttctttaaatatattaataaattttatataaatacttAAAACACATTATAATGTTCTTATTAGATATATTCATTTGAAAAACTTTTGTGAATATAGTCAAATGGTTACCATGTATAAGTTAACTACTTAAATTATGTCACTTTCTTTAATCATGCAGATTTGCTTGAATAAGATATTAAATTTTAGATTTGTTCCAATTGAGGTTGGtgtgtataattaaaaaatgatataacatattttatatagttaacTTAACTACCTATAGATGTTTGAAAACACGGACaatcttttttgaaatttaaataaaaaatgtttaataagaatattttattattcttttaggTGTTCAATTGACACAAATAATATTCTCAGTATCTAAATCAAATTTACGGACAAATTTATAAAGCTTTCAATGTATCAAGATAAAAACAATGGTGGTGGATTATGAAATAACACAAGGTTTCTAAAGACATTCACCACGTTGTAGTTTTTACTaggtataattaaaaaaaaatcaacgcAGGTCCCAAATACATAAACGAAAACCACTTTTTGACgccaatttttaaattatgtccTCGCTAAATATATGTGATTTTCTCTGTTTCATTTGGTTAAACTTCACCTTTAGAAGTATTTGCTAAGTAGTTGGGCTTACCTTCCCAAAGTGAAGAGACGTGGGTCTAAAGTCCAGTCCAATAATGAGTTAAAGAGTCTAGTGGTGGGAGGGATATCTAAagttactaataaaataaatatctacTGCAAATAAATACCCatataaaagataaattatcaCATTATTATTTGATGTTAAATTAGGTTTTGTTATGCGCTCTCCGAGCAAGCATTAGGATTCTTTGTTCAATGGCATCAAGATCAAACATATAAGATGCATTAATAGATACTGTAATAGTTAATTTAAGTGCTAGTCTAATAATTACGATTATTGATTCAATTACCAATTCTTTATCTTCAGTTTTAATATCAAAGATCAGAAGCTATGTGCAAAGACTTATGACTTATAAGAAAGTTTCGTTTTGAGGAACTCAAATATCCACAACATTATATATTGTCAAGCTTGGACATACTAAACAATAACTCAATTAAGATTGTCGCCACACCTTGATAAAATAGTGATGATTTGGTCAACC
The Solanum stenotomum isolate F172 chromosome 12, ASM1918654v1, whole genome shotgun sequence DNA segment above includes these coding regions:
- the LOC125849387 gene encoding BES1/BZR1 homolog protein 4-like isoform X1, which gives rise to MTSGTRLPTWKERENNKRRERRRRAIAAKIFAGLRMYGNYKLPKHCDNNEVLKALCKEAGWIVEEDGTTYRKQGCKPVERMDIGGSVSVSPCSSYQLSPGASYNPSPVSSPIPSPVSSHYVSNVQNNSDPNSLIPWLKNLSSGSSPSSSKFPHHLCIPGGSISAPVTPPLSSPTASTPRMNDNWENPTANSTWIQQHYPFLPYSTPPSPGRQTPPDSGWLSGVQTPQDGPSSPTFSLVLSNPFGFKEPLSNGGSRMWTPGQSGTCSPAVGPCMDQTADVPMSDVISAEFAFGSNMKGVVKPWEGERIHEECISDDLELTLGNSSTR
- the LOC125849387 gene encoding BES1/BZR1 homolog protein 4-like isoform X4 produces the protein MTSGTRLPTWKERENNKRRERRRRAIAAKIFAGLRMYGNYKLPKHCDNNEVLKALCKEAGWIVEEDGTTYRKGCKPVERMDIGGSVSVSPCSSYQLSPGASYNPSPVSSPIPSPVSSHYVSNVQNNSDPNSLIPWLKNLSSGSSPSSSKFPHHLCIPGGSISAPVTPPLSSPTASTPRMNDNWENPTANSTWIQQHYPFLPYSTPPSPGRQTPPDSGWLSGVQTPQDGPSSPTFSLVLSNPFGFKEPLSNGGSRMWTPGQSGTCSPAVGPCMDQTADVPMSDVISAEFAFGSNMKGVVKPWEGERIHEECISDDLELTLGNSSTR
- the LOC125849387 gene encoding BES1/BZR1 homolog protein 4-like isoform X2, yielding MTSGTRLPTWKERENNKRRERRRRAIAAKIFAGLRMYGNYKLPKHCDNNEVLKALCKEAGWIVEEDGTTYRKQGCKPVERMDIGGSVSVSPCSSYQLSPGASYNPSPVSSPIPSPVSSHYVSNVQNNSDPNSLIPWLKNLSSGSSPSSSKFPHHLCIPGGSISAPVTPPLSSPTASTPRMNDNWENPTANSTWIQQHYPFLPYSTPPSPGRQTPPDSGWLSGVQTPQDGPSSPTFSLVLSNPFGFKEPLSNGGSRMWTPGQSGTCSPAVGPCMDQTADVPMSDVISAEFAFGSNMKGVVKPWEGERIHEECISDDLELTLGNSSTR
- the LOC125849387 gene encoding BES1/BZR1 homolog protein 4-like isoform X3, producing the protein MTSGTRLPTWKERENNKRRERRRRAIAAKIFAGLRMYGNYKLPKHCDNNEVLKALCKEAGWIVEEDGTTYRKGCKPVERMDIGGSVSVSPCSSYQLSPGASYNPSPVSSPIPSPVSSHYVSNVQNNSDPNSLIPWLKNLSSGSSPSSSKFPHHLCIPGGSISAPVTPPLSSPTASTPRMNDNWENPTANSTWIQQHYPFLPYSTPPSPGRQTPPDSGWLSGVQTPQDGPSSPTFSLVLSNPFGFKEPLSNGGSRMWTPGQSGTCSPAVGPCMDQTADVPMSDVISAEFAFGSNMKGVVKPWEGERIHEECISDDLELTLGNSSTR